Genomic window (Leishmania infantum JPCM5 genome chromosome 27):
CTGCGGTACTActgggagggcgaggaggacaatCAACAGCTGACAGTGCAGCAGATCAACGCCTCGCTGCGATACGGCTACGAGTACCTTGGCAACACGGGTCGCCTCGTCATCACACCGCTGACGGATCGGTGCTACCGCACACTCATCGGGGCGCTGCATCTGAACtacggcggtgcgccggaGGGGCCGGCCGGCACCGGTAAGACAGAGACCACGAAGGACCTCGCCAAGGCGCTAGGCAAGTATTGCGTCGTGTACAACTGCTCCGACCAGATCTCGGCCAAGGATATGGCGAAGTTGTTCAAGGGGCTGACACAGGCCGGCGCGTGGGGCTGCTTCGATGAGTTCAACCGTATCGAGATCCAGGTGCTGTCAGTGATTGCGCAGCAGATCGCGACGATCCAGGAGGCAATCATCCAGAAACGGCCTGAGTTCATCTTCGAAGGGGCGCAGATCCGGCTGGACAGCGGGTGCGCTGTGTTCGTGACGATGAACCCCGGCTACGCCGGCCGTGCGGAGCTGCCGGACAATCTGAAGGCGCTCTTCCGGCCTgtggcgatgatggtgcCGAACTACGCCATGATCGGTGAGATTCAGCTCTACTCATACGGCTTCCTGCACGGCAAGGTCCTCTCGGAGAAGATTGTGGCGACGTACCGGCTGTGCTCGGAACAGCTCTCCTCGCAGGACCACTACGACTACGGCATGCGcgcggtgaaggcggtgctgacggcggcggggcggcTGAAGCGGGCGTACCCGATGGAGGATGAGATGGTGCTCATGCTGCGCTCCATCCAGGACGTCAACCTGCCGAAGTTTCTGTCGCAGGATGTGGAGTTGTTCAGGGGCATCGTATCGGACCTCTTCCCGggggtgcagctgccggtACCGGACTACGACGACATGCACAACGCcctcgtcaccgtcgccacgCAGGACAACCTGCAGCTAACCACGTACTTCGAGGAGAAGATCTGCCAGACGTACGAGATGATCTGCGTGCGCCACGGTATGATGCTGGTCGGCTACTCGTACGGAGGCAAGACAAAGGGGTTGCGgtcgctcgctgccgcgctggaggtgatGGAGCAGACGAACAAGTCGGAGCACCGCGCTCGCATGGTCATCATTAACCCCAAGTCCGTCACCATGGCGCAGCTGTACGGCAAAGTCGAGCTGTCAGGTGAGTGGACGGACGGCATCCTTTCAAGCCGATTTCGCGAACTCGCACAGGACACGTCGGAGGACCGCGTGTGGCTTGTGCTGGACGGTCCGGTGGACGCGGTGTGGATCGAGAACATGAACACAGTGCTGGACGACAACAAGAAGCTGTGCCTGCAAAACGGCGACATCATTCCAATGCCGAAGCGGATGAACTTGATCTTCGAGGTACAGGACCTGGCGCACGCGTCCCCCGCCACGGTGTCGCGGTGCGGTATGGTGTATGTCGAGCCGCAGTCGCTGGGCTGGGCCTGCCTGCTGGAGTCGTTCTTCaacacgctgccgccgtttaTGACAGAGACGCCGCAGCTGGCTGACACGCTGCGCTCCCTGATCGACGCCATCATGGCCGACATGCTCGAGGTGACGCGCAAGCGCGCCCGCTCGATTGTGCCGCAGAGCGCGAACACGCTGGTGGCGGGCTGCGTGAGGCTGCTCTCATGTTTCATTCACGGcttcgacgaggaggcggcgataGCGCAGGCCGGCGGTGATGAGCGGGTGCACATGCGCAACATGGTCATGCGGGTGGAGGGGTGGTTTCTCTTCTCGCTGGTGTGGTCCGTCGGTGGGTGCCTGGAGCACAAGGATCGTGAGATATTCAGCGCCGCCCTGCACAAACTCCTCGCGGCCCTGCCAGAGCGCGACGGGTGTCGGCACACCTTCACGCTGGCGTTGCCAgaggcgacgacgtcgtTTTACGAGGTCCGCTTcgaggacggcgcggaggtgCGCTTGATGAGCTGGGCCGATATGATGCCCGAGTTGACGATACAGGCGGAGAGCGAGTACCAGGACATTATCGTGCCAACGACGGAGACGGTCAAGTACTCCTTCCTCATGGGGCTCATGCTGCGCCACATGCACCCGGCGCTGCTCGTCGGCGAcaccggcaccggcaagACCATCATGatgaaggcgctgctgcgcggcctgCCGAAAGACGGCTACTCTGTCAACTTAATCCAATTTTCCGCGCAGACCTCCGCCggccacctgcagcgcctcatcGACAGCAACTGCGAGAAGCGCCGAAAGGGGTTCTACGGGCCGCCAATCAACAAGAAGATGATCATCTTCATCGATGACGCCAACCTGCCTCAGCTTGAGGAGTACGGTGCGCAGCCGCCCATCGAGCTGCTCCGGCAGTACCTCGACCACGGCGGCTGGTACCAGCACAGTAAGGACGGTGTCGAGTTCCGTCACTTggtggatgcgctgctcctgtGCGCTATGGGACCGGCGGGCGGCGGTCGAAACGACATCACGCAGCGCTTTAGCCGTCACTTCAACGTCTTCAGCGTACCATCCTTCAACGAGTCGACGCTGAAGACGTTGTTTGGGCGCCTATCGGAGTGGATCTTCTCCCGCAACTTCCcgagcgcgctgcgcggcatgAGTGCGCCGCTGGTGGCCGCTACGGTGGAGCTGTACACGATCCTAGTCGACAACCTCAAACCCTCGCCGGAGCGTTCGCACTACACCTTCAACCTGCGCGACGTGAGCAAGGTGTTCCAGGGCATGGACATGACCTACGCCCCAGGCATCAAGGATGAGATGTgcctggcgcagctgtggaTGCACGAGGTGTCGCGCGCCTTCGCGGATCGCTtcatcgacgacgccgacacgcACTGGTTCCATGAACAGGCAAGCCGGACGTGCCTAAAGCACCTCAAGTTGAATGTCCGCCCGACCATGGAGGACggcagccccctcctcttctcctctctcgccaACGATGACGGACGCTACGAGCAGCTCACCGACATCGCCCACGCTCGCTCGACACTGGAGCGAAAGCAGGAGCTCTACAAGGCCGCCACCCGCAGCGGTGAGCTGAACCTTGTCATCTTCAACTACGTGCTTGAGCATGTCGCCCGCATCAGCCGTGTCCTGCATCAGCCCGGCGGCCACCTGTTGCTGGTCGGCGTCGGGGGCAGCggccgtcgcagctgcgcccgCCTCGGCGCCTTCATCCAGGAGTGCGACTACcgcacgacgacgccgacaaAGGACTACGACCACAGCGACTTCCTTGACGACATCCGCCAACTCCTCCTGCAGACGGGGCAGAAAGGGTACTCGACGGCGTTCGTGCTGGCCGACTCTCAGATCATCTCCGAGGCGTTCCTGGAGGACATCTGCAGCCTGCTGAACACCGGCGAAATCCCTGGTCTGTGGGACACAAAGCAGGACCGCGAGGTCTACGATaacgccgtcgcctcgctgcgcgaCGTTGGCCGCGCGCTCGGGCGACCCGACacgacggaggcgctgcaggagctttTCGCCGAGCGGTGCCGGAAGCACCTACACGTGGTGCTGTGCTTCTCGCCGCTTGGCtcgatgctgcgcgagcggctgcgcaagtTTCCTTCCCTCGTGAACTGCACGACGATCGACTGGTTCCGGGACTGGCCAGAGGACGGCCTCCGCTCTGTCGCCGCGCGCTTTCTCGACGATGTCGACctcacggaggaggagcggacGTCTATTCGGCAGATCTTCGTGCAGTACCAGCAACAGGTGCGCGAACTCAGCGTGAAGTACCGCGccgaggcgcggcagcagaccTATGTCACCCCCACGTCCTATCTCGACCTCCTCTCCACATTCGGCCGGATGCTGGCGCGTAAGCGGCACGATCTGACTTCGCAGCGAGACCGCTACGTGAATGGGCTGCGTCAGCTGAAGAAGACGGAGGACCAGGTTGAGGTGatgcagcaggagctggcgctgctaAAGCCAGAGCTGGCCACAAAGCAGGCGGAGACGAGTGAGCTCATTCGccgggtggaggaggagagcaaggctgcggaggagcagaaggCTATCGTGGCggtggacgaggcggcggcgaacgcgcaggcggcggcggcgaagaagatCAAGGATGCCTCGCAGGAGAAggtcgacgaggcgcagccgctggTGGAGCAGGCACAGCGGGCCGTGCTAGACCTCGATCCGAAGGCACTGCAGGAGGTGAAGGCACTCAAGACGCCGCCGAAGGGTGTGAAGTATGTGATTGAGGTGCTGTGTACGCTGCTCGGCGGTGTCTACAAGCCGAAGCCGATCCGCGACGCGCTTACCGGCAAGACGAGCGTGCCCTACTGGGAGCACGCGAAGGTGACCCTGCTGACGGCCGACTTCAAGAACACGCTGCTCAACGCGTACTCGGACATCGTCGACAACGCGCCAGACGCGCAAATCGAGGAGGTAAAGAAGAAGATGACGGACGAGATGTTCAAGATGGAGAACATCCGCAAGACCAGCGTGGcgctcgtcggcgtcgcgaCGTACATCAAGGCTGTGGTAGAGTACTACAAGCAGAACAAGGTGATCAAGCCACTGCtagcgcaggcggcggcggcgcaggccgAGTACGACGAGGCGATGATCGGGCTGCATGCCaagaaggaggagctgcgcatcATCacggagaagctgcaggcACTGACGGATCACCTCGACGGGGTGAACCGGTCCAAGCAGGAGCTCGAGAACCGCATCCGCGACACGGACACGAAGCTGACGCGTGCGAAGAAACTGATCGAGGGCCTCGGCGGCGAGAAGGCGCGCTTCGCACACGAGTCTAAGCGCTACGAAGAGGAGCTCTTGTACGTTGTTGGCAACGTCGTCGTCAGCGCTGGCATCGTCGCGTACATGGGGCCGTTCCTGCACAACTACCGCATGCAGATCATCGCTAAGTGGCGCGACATGtgcgaggcgcagcagctgcgcgtgtcGGCCGACTACACCTTCGAGAAGTTCTGCGGCAACTCGATTCACATTCAGGAGtggaagctgcagcagctgccctcCGACCCCTTTTCCGTCGACAACGCCGTTATCCTGAGCAACTCGAATCGGTGGCCGCTGATGGTGGacccacagcagcaggcaaACCGCTGGATCCGCAGCCGCGAGCGCGACAacggcctcgtcgtcgtgcgCCTCTTTGAGAAGGACTACCTGCGCACGATCCGGCAGGCCATAATGGCCGGCAgcccggtgctgctggagaacGTTGAGGAGACGCTCGATCCGATGCTGGAGAACTTGCTGCTGAAGCGGATCACCAAGGAAGGGTCGATGTGGGTCATGCACCTCGGTGAGGCGGTGGAGTGGAATCAGAAGTTCCGCTTCTACATAACGAcgaagctgccgcggccgcacTACCTACCGGAGGTGAGTGCGAAGGTGACTCTCATCAACTTCCGCATCACCGAGCAGGGCTTGCAGgaccagctgctgcagcgcgtcatGTTGTCTGAGCGGCGCGAagtggaggagaagaagcagGCGCTAACGCTGGAGGCCGCGGCCAACCAGGCCGGCCTCAAGGCGACGGAGGACCGCATCCTCGCCATATTGTCCACCGAGGGCAACATCCTTGAGAGCGAAGCGGCCATCGAGGAGCTCGACAGATCGAAGGAGCAGAGCGACCGCATCGAGAAGCGGCAGGAGGAGATCGACGCGATGGAGCGCATCAGCGACCGCACGCGCAACCTCTTCGTGCCGGTGGCGCACCTCGGCGCCATCCTCTTCTTCTGCGTCACTGAGCTGGCAAACATCGACCCCATGTACCAGCACTCGCTCCAGTCGTACATGGTCATATttcaggaggcgctggcgagcagcgccaggtcgagcgaggtggaggagcgcacggATGCGATCAACACCACCTTCAAGCGAAGTCTGTACCAGCGTATCTGCCGCGCCCTCTTCGCGCGCGACcagctcctcttctccttcatTATGTCACTGAAGATGTTCTCCGTggacgcggtgctgctgcgctggctgctgACCGGCGGTACCGAGGAGGACGAacgcgccactgccgtggCGAATCCTTTCACATGGATGCCAGAGCTGAGTTGGCGGCTGCTACAGCGGGCGAGCACGCAGCTGGCCGGCTTTGAGAGCCTCATCGAGGATGTGCGGCAGCACGAGATGTTCTTCGTGGACTACTACGAATCGTCGAGCCCGCTGGAGCTAAAGCTGCCCGGGGAGCTGCAGAGCATGCCGAGCATCGCGAAGATGGTGCTGGTGCGGTGCCTGCGCATGGACAAGGTAGTTCCCGCCATCCGCGCGTACGTTTGCGAGACGCTGGGCGAGTTCTTTGTGGAGCCGCCGCTCTACGCGCTGGAGACGGTCGTGGAGGAGCTTGCTTACGACCCGTCTGTGCCGATCATTCTCGTGCTTTCGCCTGGCGCCGATCCCAACGCCGAGCTCGACCGCGTCGCCGAGCTGCGAGGCATGTTTCCGAACAGGCTCTTCAAGCTGTCCCTTGGCCAGGGCCAGAACGTGCCGGCCTGCGCCCTCATCGAAGCGGGTACGAAGAGCGGCCACTGGGTGCTCCTGCAGAACTGCCACCTCTACGCCGACTTCATGCCACAGCTGTCGCGCATGATCGAGGACTACAGCGACGTTGCGGCAaaggagcggctgcaccgcgaCTACCGGCTGTGGCTGACATCTCTGCCGAGTGAGGTGTTCCCGATCGTGATTCTGCAGAACGGCGTCAAGCTCGTGCAGGAGCCACCGAAGGGGCTCAAGAGCAACCTCATGCAGTCGTACCTCTCCGACCCCGTGGCGGACGCCGAGTTCTTTGGGGCCGCCCGCACGCCGGAGGCGTGGCACAAACTGCTCTTCGGGCTGTGCTTCTTCCACGCTGTGGTGCAGGAGCGTCGGCAATACGGCCCTCTCGGCTGGAGCCGCCCGTACGAGTTCAACGACACGGATCGCCGCATCAGCGTGCGCCAGTTGCAGATGCTTCTGGATGAGAATGAGCTCGTGCCGTATGAGGCGCTTCTGTACCTCATCGGCGAGTGCAACTACGGCGGACGTGTGACAGATGACTGGGACCGGCGTTGCCTGCTGGCCACGCTCGAGGTGTACCTCACTCCG
Coding sequences:
- a CDS encoding dynein heavy chain, point mutation; this translates as MSVSPNPPNGNGRTAVLSPLPSTTAAAAAADYVSAVSVQSDAHRGFVTSQRLRDIEAPLMEHLAQKRYGHSSAGAEATMVKLQRVAGHTAVPAPLSGVQQRRADPAAPLRKVRVPRAIRQLLDMHTSLALSSAVSPLATQQHEILPHPPAATIVSATPDCAVHERVGLLYHPLAAARTAYAEAEVRPSCVGAGAATAADATAVVPFAMAATAAENKTYFALADFDAVDEDPRTPAEWLAMGDNDEGGTPATSRFFKTTGPGGGTVVWRKCRVREYDEARQLFYVQWADGTGRWTRRLNIRFDAEDVERWEARVRRADDYRSDTEAAMREALYIDSIPNACVTAMEEAQMERVLRNVATRFPVAQLHVIQQRTEEAEATYYRAMKLAVHTYTMRGAAEQERLQIANLPRAGVAAQPSLRDLRGTLGTPSPNFLVARAYLAENCFQVHALIQDTLHSLHTVWFSYTSQLLCVSHYEAPALPLRLPFFVSTQEEHGIAVGERLKGEWTSTVQSTVQNNLDAYFNFYDDNMARYEASRMCCFMRLVNCMMRSQLRELAMTSLESYTAYLEKYAVVCTNAADFDDAAAAAMVEVLPEDVAERAYWAGRIAQLEARQAAEKERRAAEQKAAPKKRHSDTAAAGAPKDEAEEAPPEHLLWCLGTPPLTEPLTQRVVQLIQRVNGLRPLFYTKLVVASPLPSKTPTQRSSRDSGADEGDAAECAIALDPPVDEIERCVLRVVARCLEHSNEVAAMGDQLFPLLEMAPAYLRPLGADEAEVVAVQERVLAVLRGNRAAPLQLVQMYREFEYLATANVEEAVQATLEHVEALEEVDLLLERLSRDRRRLAERTPNTVTFELYAVDCCELKAALTARAVQLQEALLEAVATRLAEECAGVLSAYEAINAELTVEPTTPEELQTMRAALAAVAAREAAIQVIFQHVTEGNELLLRYGYLVPHDEFVHYWEAYECPKRLAQLVEDRNFRAKEYRAVFIQQLRENSEQQAYAIMQLAASVEDFTHLCDDARAEEYYERARAIEESIQSSKASVALYGRHEELFGMTVTTYPQLTEIQQLFEPYFALWEVVYHFNAETERWMSTKIATLNPRDVDQKVSDWTKRVAALSRKIKEPEAIEVARQLRANIEQFKPLVPLLYALRSHLQAGHWRAIYQQCGIPREQQGFGPGGVDNNDQRTLSDFVQLGMMDHLTSIESVASVAQKTYELESELMNMVTEWKRLVFEMEPYQDTFKLKANDAMQLTLDEHILKTQSMLGKPTVRQTPALQARVSQWSDQLNNTQSTMDEWFRCQSTWSYLEPIFVSADISRSLPAEKKMFVEIDETWHAVMARTRATPQIITRCQDDSLYKTLSSANTNLEEILRKLQQFLETKRMAFPRFYFISNEELLQILSDSRDPYLVQPYLCKCFEGIKTLTFADHHDMVGMESAEGERVLFVRTVNPSDHHNQVELWLQAVENVMKATIRDQLQQAIGDYTQRKRTDFIRAWPGQVVIAVCCFFWTMEATQAMAADGTVGLTTYYEKCARQLDDLILLVRDSGLGNVARCTLEALVVIEVHAKDILRMLGEKGVESPSSFDWLAQLRYYWEGEEDNQQLTVQQINASLRYGYEYLGNTGRLVITPLTDRCYRTLIGALHLNYGGAPEGPAGTGKTETTKDLAKALGKYCVVYNCSDQISAKDMAKLFKGLTQAGAWGCFDEFNRIEIQVLSVIAQQIATIQEAIIQKRPEFIFEGAQIRLDSGCAVFVTMNPGYAGRAELPDNLKALFRPVAMMVPNYAMIGEIQLYSYGFLHGKVLSEKIVATYRLCSEQLSSQDHYDYGMRAVKAVLTAAGRLKRAYPMEDEMVLMLRSIQDVNLPKFLSQDVELFRGIVSDLFPGVQLPVPDYDDMHNALVTVATQDNLQLTTYFEEKICQTYEMICVRHGMMLVGYSYGGKTKGLRSLAAALEVMEQTNKSEHRARMVIINPKSVTMAQLYGKVELSGEWTDGILSSRFRELAQDTSEDRVWLVLDGPVDAVWIENMNTVLDDNKKLCLQNGDIIPMPKRMNLIFEVQDLAHASPATVSRCGMVYVEPQSLGWACLLESFFNTLPPFMTETPQLADTLRSLIDAIMADMLEVTRKRARSIVPQSANTLVAGCVRLLSCFIHGFDEEAAIAQAGGDERVHMRNMVMRVEGWFLFSLVWSVGGCLEHKDREIFSAALHKLLAALPERDGCRHTFTLALPEATTSFYEVRFEDGAEVRLMSWADMMPELTIQAESEYQDIIVPTTETVKYSFLMGLMLRHMHPALLVGDTGTGKTIMMKALLRGLPKDGYSVNLIQFSAQTSAGHLQRLIDSNCEKRRKGFYGPPINKKMIIFIDDANLPQLEEYGAQPPIELLRQYLDHGGWYQHSKDGVEFRHLVDALLLCAMGPAGGGRNDITQRFSRHFNVFSVPSFNESTLKTLFGRLSEWIFSRNFPSALRGMSAPLVAATVELYTILVDNLKPSPERSHYTFNLRDVSKVFQGMDMTYAPGIKDEMCLAQLWMHEVSRAFADRFIDDADTHWFHEQASRTCLKHLKLNVRPTMEDGSPLLFSSLANDDGRYEQLTDIAHARSTLERKQELYKAATRSGELNLVIFNYVLEHVARISRVLHQPGGHLLLVGVGGSGRRSCARLGAFIQECDYRTTTPTKDYDHSDFLDDIRQLLLQTGQKGYSTAFVLADSQIISEAFLEDICSLLNTGEIPGLWDTKQDREVYDNAVASLRDVGRALGRPDTTEALQELFAERCRKHLHVVLCFSPLGSMLRERLRKFPSLVNCTTIDWFRDWPEDGLRSVAARFLDDVDLTEEERTSIRQIFVQYQQQVRELSVKYRAEARQQTYVTPTSYLDLLSTFGRMLARKRHDLTSQRDRYVNGLRQLKKTEDQVEVMQQELALLKPELATKQAETSELIRRVEEESKAAEEQKAIVAVDEAAANAQAAAAKKIKDASQEKVDEAQPLVEQAQRAVLDLDPKALQEVKALKTPPKGVKYVIEVLCTLLGGVYKPKPIRDALTGKTSVPYWEHAKVTLLTADFKNTLLNAYSDIVDNAPDAQIEEVKKKMTDEMFKMENIRKTSVALVGVATYIKAVVEYYKQNKVIKPLLAQAAAAQAEYDEAMIGLHAKKEELRIITEKLQALTDHLDGVNRSKQELENRIRDTDTKLTRAKKLIEGLGGEKARFAHESKRYEEELLYVVGNVVVSAGIVAYMGPFLHNYRMQIIAKWRDMCEAQQLRVSADYTFEKFCGNSIHIQEWKLQQLPSDPFSVDNAVILSNSNRWPLMVDPQQQANRWIRSRERDNGLVVVRLFEKDYLRTIRQAIMAGSPVLLENVEETLDPMLENLLLKRITKEGSMWVMHLGEAVEWNQKFRFYITTKLPRPHYLPEVSAKVTLINFRITEQGLQDQLLQRVMLSERREVEEKKQALTLEAAANQAGLKATEDRILAILSTEGNILESEAAIEELDRSKEQSDRIEKRQEEIDAMERISDRTRNLFVPVAHLGAILFFCVTELANIDPMYQHSLQSYMVIFQEALASSARSSEVEERTDAINTTFKRSLYQRICRALFARDQLLFSFIMSLKMFSVDAVLLRWLLTGGTEEDERATAVANPFTWMPELSWRLLQRASTQLAGFESLIEDVRQHEMFFVDYYESSSPLELKLPGELQSMPSIAKMVLVRCLRMDKVVPAIRAYVCETLGEFFVEPPLYALETVVEELAYDPSVPIILVLSPGADPNAELDRVAELRGMFPNRLFKLSLGQGQNVPACALIEAGTKSGHWVLLQNCHLYADFMPQLSRMIEDYSDVAAKERLHRDYRLWLTSLPSEVFPIVILQNGVKLVQEPPKGLKSNLMQSYLSDPVADAEFFGAARTPEAWHKLLFGLCFFHAVVQERRQYGPLGWSRPYEFNDTDRRISVRQLQMLLDENELVPYEALLYLIGECNYGGRVTDDWDRRCLLATLEVYLTPSILEDNYVFFDDAQEYFAPPFGEYSTYLAYIQSLPAQQPPTVFGLHENADITKDERDARFLLDATLSTQPRDAAPAADSGSGGGNKADPKTIVKTLAADVLHRLPPLFDIEAIQARYPIDYAQSMNTVLLQEAIRYNRLLAVVRASLADVQDAISGKVVMSSELEQVFMSMYDGKVPEVWKRRSYPSLKPFGAYVSDLIARLQFLRTWYEAGPPPLYWLSGFFFTQSFLTGVTQNYARKHKIEIDKLIWEFTVMPAPAETFTETPEDGCYVHGLFLEGADWSYDDGVLAESKPKELYVPFPVLRLSPALPEKVAQCPIYHCPCYKTTDRRGVLSTTGHSTNFILTVNLPRDAHESENHWVLRGTALFTQLEY